In Pseudomonas sp. MM213, a genomic segment contains:
- a CDS encoding DUF6231 family protein — MISGISSRTPQQALAALLDRYAPLRLLLIGASEFPALEAFKLAHPDTCVAHAAPGPLPAELAARRFDLALVVDCLEHLPKRDGLNLLGGIRNLNASRIAVLADLPASGWQETDFFSLALQASERFQRDEQVLTLFTYDLLDYKQVPDWLNSRFWANPENFGKYWW; from the coding sequence ATGATTTCAGGTATTTCTTCGCGCACGCCCCAGCAGGCGCTGGCCGCTTTGCTGGATCGTTATGCCCCCCTCCGCCTGTTGCTGATCGGCGCGAGCGAATTCCCCGCGCTGGAAGCATTCAAGCTGGCACACCCGGACACCTGCGTCGCCCACGCGGCGCCCGGACCGTTGCCGGCCGAACTGGCGGCGCGCCGTTTTGATCTGGCGCTGGTGGTCGATTGCCTCGAACACTTGCCCAAACGCGATGGCCTGAATTTGCTCGGCGGCATCCGCAACCTCAATGCCAGTCGCATTGCGGTGCTGGCGGATTTGCCGGCCAGTGGCTGGCAGGAGACAGATTTTTTCTCCCTGGCCCTGCAAGCCAGCGAACGCTTCCAGCGCGACGAGCAAGTACTGACCCTGTTCACCTACGATCTGCTTGACTACAAACAAGTCCCCGACTGGCTCAACTCACGGTTCTGGGCCAATCCGGAAAACTTCGGGAAATACTGGTGGTAA
- a CDS encoding transporter substrate-binding domain-containing protein, translated as MKKALLTLSALALCMAAGSALAKEYKELRFGVDPSYAPFESKAADGSLVGFDIDLGNAICAELKVKCKWVESDFDGMIPGLKANKFDGVISSMTVTPAREKVIDFSSELFSGPTAYVFKKGSGLTEDVASLKGKTVGYEQGTIQEAYAKAVLDKAGVKTQAYQNQDQVYSDLMSGRLDAAIQDMLQAELGFLKSPKGEGYEVSKPVDSELLPAKTAIGISKGNKDLKALLDKGIKALHDDGTYATIQKKHFGDLNLYSGK; from the coding sequence ATGAAAAAAGCATTGCTGACCCTTTCTGCACTGGCGTTGTGCATGGCTGCCGGCTCCGCGCTGGCCAAGGAATACAAAGAACTGCGTTTTGGCGTTGACCCTTCCTATGCTCCGTTCGAGTCGAAAGCGGCCGACGGTAGCCTGGTGGGCTTTGATATCGATCTGGGCAATGCCATCTGTGCCGAGCTGAAGGTCAAGTGCAAATGGGTCGAAAGCGATTTCGACGGCATGATTCCGGGCCTGAAGGCCAACAAATTCGACGGTGTGATCTCTTCGATGACCGTCACCCCGGCCCGCGAAAAAGTCATCGACTTCTCCAGCGAGCTGTTCTCCGGCCCAACCGCTTATGTGTTCAAGAAAGGTTCCGGCCTGACCGAAGACGTCGCGTCCCTGAAAGGCAAGACCGTAGGCTACGAGCAAGGCACCATCCAGGAAGCCTATGCCAAGGCCGTGCTGGACAAGGCTGGCGTGAAAACCCAGGCCTATCAGAACCAGGATCAGGTGTATTCGGACCTGATGTCCGGTCGCCTCGATGCCGCGATCCAGGACATGTTGCAAGCCGAACTGGGCTTTTTGAAGTCGCCAAAGGGCGAAGGCTACGAAGTCAGCAAGCCGGTTGACAGCGAATTGCTGCCAGCCAAAACAGCTATCGGTATCTCTAAAGGTAACAAAGACCTCAAGGCACTTTTGGATAAAGGTATCAAAGCGTTACACGATGATGGCACCTACGCCACCATTCAGAAGAAACACTTTGGCGATCTGAATCTGTACAGCGGCAAATAA
- a CDS encoding DUF1145 domain-containing protein, whose product MKVFWGLGKLLTLLFWLVVLVNLLMPFVNPLHLLVNLAGGLLAFLHLLEAVFCFRSLRGRAHPWRDRLKIVFFGVFHLQTIPAPAVPKASHA is encoded by the coding sequence ATGAAGGTGTTTTGGGGGCTGGGTAAGCTGTTGACCCTGCTGTTCTGGCTGGTGGTGTTGGTCAATCTGCTGATGCCCTTTGTCAATCCGCTGCACCTGTTGGTCAATCTGGCCGGCGGCCTGCTGGCGTTCCTTCATCTTCTTGAGGCGGTGTTCTGTTTCCGCAGTCTCAGAGGCCGCGCCCACCCTTGGCGTGATCGCTTGAAGATTGTCTTTTTCGGTGTTTTCCACCTGCAAACCATTCCGGCTCCTGCCGTACCGAAGGCTTCCCATGCGTAA
- a CDS encoding YchJ family protein — protein MSTSICPCGSGTLLDACCGHYHAGHPAPCAEALMRSRYSAYVLGLIDYLVATTLPAQQSGLDRQSISDWSAQSTWLGLEVESSEVFGGQPEHAFVTFTARWHDGSGEHSHRERSSFVQNAGHWYFIDPTVPLKAGRNDACPCASGQKFKKCCAGYFAS, from the coding sequence ATGAGTACATCCATTTGCCCTTGCGGCAGCGGCACCCTGCTGGACGCCTGCTGCGGTCACTACCATGCCGGGCATCCGGCGCCTTGTGCCGAAGCGTTGATGCGTTCGCGCTACAGCGCTTATGTGTTGGGCCTGATCGATTACCTGGTAGCGACCACCCTGCCCGCGCAGCAGTCCGGCCTTGATCGTCAGTCCATCAGCGACTGGAGCGCGCAAAGCACCTGGCTCGGCCTGGAAGTGGAAAGCTCCGAGGTGTTCGGCGGTCAACCGGAACACGCGTTCGTGACTTTTACCGCACGCTGGCACGATGGCAGCGGCGAACACAGCCACCGCGAGCGCTCGTCGTTCGTGCAGAACGCCGGCCACTGGTACTTCATCGACCCCACTGTGCCACTCAAGGCCGGACGCAACGATGCCTGCCCATGTGCCAGCGGGCAGAAATTCAAGAAGTGTTGCGCGGGGTATTTCGCCAGTTGA
- a CDS encoding collagen-like triple helix repeat-containing protein, protein MRKLCLLAALVSPFACAQVVSVETNSLMRLPNTASTLQLERLEVADYGTLLIPSNVTEVSVGELRLGREARIAIVPGETALELKVSRAQLSEGSQITARGAPGTYLKAARSGRNLNVQIKALNAPQLVVDARGGAGAPGFVGLDGANGQAPGCTWGQAGRGADGSDGSDGQPGAPGALVRLEVPRDYPAEQIKVQVAGGAGGLAGPGGKPGAGGKAKGCFVYKADGGKSGKPGVDGQPGPAGAAGSVTVQRL, encoded by the coding sequence ATGCGTAAACTCTGTCTGCTCGCCGCACTCGTCAGCCCATTCGCCTGCGCCCAGGTGGTCAGCGTCGAAACCAACTCGCTGATGCGCTTGCCCAATACCGCCAGCACCTTGCAGCTGGAACGCCTGGAAGTGGCCGATTACGGCACGTTGCTGATTCCCTCGAACGTGACCGAAGTCAGCGTCGGCGAATTGCGCCTGGGGCGTGAAGCGCGGATCGCCATCGTGCCCGGCGAAACGGCGCTGGAGTTGAAGGTCAGCCGCGCCCAATTGTCCGAAGGCAGCCAGATTACCGCTCGCGGTGCACCGGGTACTTACCTCAAGGCGGCCCGCTCGGGACGCAATCTGAATGTGCAGATCAAGGCACTGAATGCACCGCAGTTGGTGGTTGATGCTCGCGGCGGCGCAGGTGCACCGGGGTTTGTCGGCCTCGACGGCGCCAATGGTCAGGCACCGGGCTGCACCTGGGGCCAGGCCGGTCGCGGGGCCGATGGTAGCGATGGCAGCGACGGTCAGCCGGGTGCGCCGGGTGCGCTGGTCAGGCTGGAAGTGCCGCGTGATTATCCGGCGGAGCAGATCAAGGTTCAGGTCGCTGGCGGCGCGGGTGGTCTGGCCGGTCCTGGCGGTAAGCCGGGGGCGGGTGGCAAGGCCAAGGGGTGCTTCGTCTACAAGGCCGATGGCGGCAAGAGCGGCAAGCCTGGCGTTGACGGCCAGCCGGGGCCTGCGGGTGCGGCGGGTTCGGTGACGGTTCAAAGGTTGTAA
- a CDS encoding cysteine hydrolase family protein — protein sequence MELKINAALIIIDQQKGILEPRLGRRNNPQAEARILDLLGLWRRTGRPVIHVQHLSRSPDSVFWPQQSGVEFQERFQPLAGEQLIQKQVPDAFCATALEASLREAGIDQLVIVGVATHNSVESTARTAGNLGFDTWVAEDACFTFDKADYFGNAHSAEEVHAMSLGNLHGEYATVVSSALILMTD from the coding sequence ATGGAGCTCAAGATCAACGCAGCACTGATCATCATCGATCAACAAAAAGGCATTTTGGAACCAAGGCTTGGCCGGCGAAATAATCCTCAGGCCGAGGCGCGGATTCTGGATTTGCTGGGGCTCTGGCGGCGAACCGGGCGGCCGGTGATCCACGTACAGCACCTGTCCCGTTCACCGGATTCGGTGTTCTGGCCGCAGCAATCGGGCGTAGAGTTTCAGGAGCGGTTCCAGCCATTGGCCGGCGAGCAACTGATTCAGAAACAGGTGCCGGATGCGTTTTGTGCGACGGCGCTGGAGGCTAGTTTGCGCGAGGCGGGGATCGATCAGTTGGTCATCGTGGGCGTCGCGACCCACAACTCGGTGGAGTCCACGGCGCGAACGGCCGGTAACCTGGGGTTTGATACGTGGGTGGCGGAGGATGCGTGCTTCACGTTCGACAAGGCGGATTATTTCGGCAATGCGCATTCAGCTGAAGAGGTGCATGCGATGTCGCTGGGCAATCTGCACGGCGAATACGCCACGGTCGTCAGCAGTGCGCTGATCCTGATGACCGACTGA
- a CDS encoding ABC transporter permease, with protein MFENLLQNLGLSAFSLKGFGPLLMEGTWMTIKLSALSLLVAVLLGLLGASAKLSKVKLVRVPAQVYTTLIRGVPDLVLMLLIFYSLQTWLTSFTDFMEWEYIEINPFSAGVITLGFIYGAYFTETFRGAILAVPRGQVEAATAYGLKRGQRFWIVVFPQMMRFALPGIGNNWMVMLKATALVSIIGLADLVKAAQDAGKSSYQLFYFLVLAALIYLLITSASNVILRWLERRYAAGSREAVR; from the coding sequence ATGTTCGAAAACCTATTACAAAATCTGGGGCTCTCAGCCTTCAGCCTCAAGGGCTTCGGTCCGTTGCTGATGGAAGGCACCTGGATGACCATCAAATTATCGGCGTTATCGCTGCTGGTGGCCGTATTGCTCGGCCTGCTCGGCGCCAGTGCCAAACTGTCAAAAGTCAAACTCGTGCGCGTCCCGGCGCAGGTCTACACCACGCTGATTCGCGGCGTGCCGGACCTGGTGCTGATGCTGCTGATTTTCTACAGCCTGCAAACCTGGTTGACGTCGTTCACCGATTTCATGGAATGGGAATACATCGAGATCAACCCGTTCAGCGCCGGGGTCATTACCCTGGGCTTCATTTATGGCGCGTATTTCACCGAAACCTTTCGTGGCGCGATTCTCGCGGTGCCACGGGGCCAGGTCGAAGCGGCCACCGCCTATGGCCTCAAGCGTGGCCAGCGGTTCTGGATCGTGGTGTTCCCGCAGATGATGCGTTTCGCCCTGCCGGGTATCGGTAACAACTGGATGGTGATGCTCAAGGCCACCGCACTGGTGTCGATCATCGGCCTCGCCGACCTGGTCAAGGCTGCCCAGGACGCCGGCAAAAGCAGTTATCAACTGTTCTACTTCCTGGTGCTGGCTGCGCTGATTTACCTGCTGATCACCAGCGCCTCCAACGTCATCCTGCGCTGGCTTGAACGCCGCTACGCCGCTGGCTCCCGGGAGGCCGTACGATGA
- a CDS encoding OmpA family protein: MSIVRTALPLVLLTSVLTGCAGLQKTDWPTCAAVGGVIGAGLGATESSAWAGYGALLVGGTAAAYCWVHGDGDEDGDGVPDSRDKCPGTPRGVKVDADGCPPPVPAPVVEEAVVVKEETIVIRDVHFQFDKATLTPSDKQVLDKIATRLKAEAPTAQLTVTGHTDSVGSDSYNQKLSDKRAHSVVEYLIQEGVPRSNFVSVSGAGESQPVADNKTADGRAQNRRTEIKIQR, translated from the coding sequence ATGAGCATAGTTCGGACAGCATTACCCTTGGTTCTGCTAACCAGTGTGTTGACTGGTTGCGCAGGTTTGCAGAAAACCGACTGGCCGACCTGTGCGGCAGTCGGCGGTGTAATCGGTGCGGGTCTCGGCGCGACCGAGAGCTCGGCGTGGGCAGGGTACGGCGCTCTGCTGGTTGGCGGTACGGCCGCTGCCTATTGCTGGGTTCACGGTGATGGCGACGAAGACGGCGATGGCGTGCCGGACAGCCGCGACAAGTGCCCGGGCACGCCTAGAGGCGTGAAGGTCGATGCCGACGGTTGCCCACCACCAGTCCCTGCGCCAGTGGTTGAAGAGGCGGTTGTGGTCAAGGAAGAAACCATCGTCATCCGCGATGTTCACTTCCAGTTCGACAAAGCCACACTCACCCCTTCTGACAAACAGGTGCTCGATAAGATCGCCACTCGTTTGAAAGCTGAAGCCCCTACTGCTCAGTTGACCGTTACTGGCCATACCGACAGCGTGGGCAGTGATAGCTACAACCAGAAACTGTCGGATAAACGCGCTCACTCGGTGGTTGAATACCTCATCCAGGAAGGCGTGCCGCGCAGCAACTTCGTGTCTGTTTCCGGTGCCGGTGAAAGTCAGCCGGTGGCCGATAACAAAACCGCCGACGGCCGTGCACAGAACCGTCGCACCGAAATCAAAATCCAACGCTAG
- a CDS encoding ABC transporter permease, with translation MIELLQEYWKPFLYTDGYNITGLAMTLWLLSASIFIGFLVSIPLSIARVSPHFYIRWPVQFYTYLFRGTPLYIQLLICYTGIYSLAAVREQPILDAFFRDAMNCTILAFALNTCAYTTEIFAGAIRSMAHGEVEAAKAYGLTGWKLYAYVIMPSALRRSLPYYSNEVILMLHSTTVAFTATIPDILKVARDANSATFLTFQSFGIAALIYLTVTFALVGLFRLAERRWLAFLGPTH, from the coding sequence ATGATCGAACTCCTGCAGGAATACTGGAAACCCTTCCTTTACACCGACGGCTACAACATCACCGGCCTGGCCATGACCCTGTGGCTGCTCAGTGCGTCGATCTTCATCGGTTTCCTGGTGTCGATCCCGCTGTCCATCGCCCGGGTGTCGCCGCACTTCTACATTCGCTGGCCGGTGCAGTTCTACACCTACCTGTTTCGCGGGACGCCGCTGTATATCCAGCTGCTGATTTGCTACACCGGCATCTACAGCCTGGCCGCCGTGCGAGAGCAGCCGATACTCGATGCGTTCTTTCGCGACGCGATGAACTGCACCATCCTCGCCTTCGCCCTGAACACCTGCGCCTACACCACGGAGATTTTCGCCGGGGCGATTCGCAGCATGGCCCACGGTGAAGTCGAAGCGGCCAAAGCCTACGGCCTGACCGGCTGGAAGCTGTATGCCTACGTGATCATGCCGTCAGCCCTGCGTCGCTCGCTGCCTTATTACAGCAACGAAGTGATCCTGATGCTGCACTCGACCACCGTGGCGTTCACCGCGACCATCCCGGACATCCTGAAAGTCGCGCGGGACGCCAACTCGGCGACCTTCCTGACCTTCCAGTCGTTCGGCATCGCCGCGCTGATCTATCTGACCGTCACCTTTGCGCTGGTCGGCCTGTTCCGCCTCGCCGAACGCCGATGGCTGGCGTTCCTCGGGCCGACCCACTAG
- a CDS encoding penicillin acylase family protein, producing the protein MASPALTHFLPRFGVAAAVAGVLSLSGCQTWNAQDTLPPTTGVQPLKGLAQNVSVRRNAMGVPLIESSSFHDALFTLGYVHASDRITQMVTLRLLAEGRLSEMSGSDLLDADRYMRAVNLKKSAGELYKASSPRLKRFFEVYARGVNAYLFRYRDKLPADLTATGYKPEYWKPEDSALIFCLLNFSQSANLPEEISSLVLAQSVTTDKLPWLTPSAPDEKLPVAEAEKLQGLKLNGAIPGLAEISKATGQLSDLNLLGATSSNNWAIAPQRSRSGKSLLASDSHGPLGVPSLFSYVQIRAPKYQASGVTIAGLPMVLGGFNGKVAWSMTSVMGDNQDLFLEKIQRQGNGLSYEVGGKWQPVIVRNETYFVKGQRPIREAVYETRHGPLLNSAKGTALGNGLGLALQTPNFTDDKSLDAFFDLSRAQTVEKASDASREIRAITLNLVFADASNIGWQVTGRYPNRREGEGLLPSPGWEGRYDWDGYADAMLHPYDQDPAQGWLGTANQRVIPHGYGMQLSNSWSAPERGERMAELAGVGKHDTRSVIAMQYDQTTTFAAKLKKMFAAPGMAQPLKQAIEALPAADRGKAHEAFTRLMAFDGKLAATSADAAIYELFLQESAKQTFLDELGPESSPAWKAFIANGKLSYAAQADHLLGREDSPFWDDARTPQKEDKPAILARSLAAAITAGDSQLGGDHKAWQWGKLHRYEWKNASGQTVRGPLAAGGDHTTLNTAAFAWGQDFNTTLAPAMRFIVDFGQTEPLMGQNGTGQSGNPASPNYLDSVDPWLKGQYVSLPMQPQNFDKVYGTKRLTLTPGK; encoded by the coding sequence ATGGCCTCGCCAGCCCTCACACATTTTCTTCCCCGGTTCGGCGTTGCCGCAGCAGTGGCCGGTGTTTTGAGCCTGTCCGGTTGTCAGACCTGGAACGCCCAAGACACACTCCCGCCCACCACCGGCGTACAGCCGCTCAAAGGTCTGGCGCAAAACGTTTCGGTGCGCCGTAACGCCATGGGCGTGCCGTTGATCGAAAGCAGCAGCTTCCACGACGCGCTGTTCACCCTCGGCTATGTACACGCGAGCGACCGCATCACCCAGATGGTCACCCTGCGCCTGCTGGCCGAAGGCCGGTTGTCGGAGATGTCCGGTTCGGACCTGCTGGACGCCGACCGCTACATGCGCGCCGTCAACCTGAAGAAAAGCGCCGGCGAGTTGTACAAGGCCTCTTCGCCGCGCCTCAAACGCTTCTTCGAAGTCTATGCGCGCGGGGTCAACGCCTACCTGTTCCGCTACCGCGACAAGCTGCCGGCCGATCTCACCGCCACCGGCTACAAACCCGAATACTGGAAACCGGAAGATTCGGCGCTGATTTTCTGCCTGCTGAACTTCAGCCAATCGGCGAACCTGCCCGAGGAAATTTCCTCGCTGGTACTGGCCCAATCGGTCACCACCGACAAACTGCCGTGGCTGACACCGTCCGCCCCCGACGAAAAACTGCCGGTGGCCGAAGCCGAAAAACTTCAGGGTCTCAAGCTCAACGGGGCGATTCCAGGTCTCGCCGAAATCAGCAAAGCCACCGGCCAACTGTCCGACCTGAATCTGCTGGGCGCCACATCATCGAACAACTGGGCGATCGCCCCGCAACGCAGCCGTAGCGGCAAAAGCCTGCTGGCCAGCGACAGCCATGGGCCGCTGGGCGTGCCGTCGCTGTTCAGTTATGTGCAGATTCGTGCACCGAAATACCAGGCGTCCGGCGTGACCATCGCCGGTTTGCCGATGGTGCTGGGCGGTTTCAACGGCAAAGTCGCGTGGAGCATGACCTCGGTCATGGGCGACAACCAGGACCTGTTCCTGGAAAAAATCCAACGCCAGGGCAACGGTCTTTCCTACGAAGTCGGCGGCAAATGGCAGCCGGTTATCGTTCGCAACGAAACCTATTTCGTCAAAGGCCAGCGGCCGATTCGCGAAGCGGTGTACGAAACGCGCCACGGGCCGCTGCTCAACAGCGCCAAAGGCACGGCACTGGGCAACGGTTTGGGCCTGGCGTTGCAAACACCGAACTTCACCGATGACAAATCCCTGGACGCGTTTTTCGACCTGTCTCGCGCACAAACCGTGGAGAAAGCCTCGGACGCCAGCCGTGAAATCCGTGCGATCACGCTGAACCTGGTCTTTGCCGACGCCAGCAATATTGGCTGGCAAGTCACCGGTCGTTACCCGAACCGCCGCGAAGGCGAAGGCCTGCTGCCATCGCCGGGCTGGGAAGGTCGTTATGACTGGGACGGTTACGCCGACGCGATGCTGCACCCGTACGATCAAGACCCGGCGCAAGGCTGGCTCGGCACCGCCAACCAGCGGGTCATTCCCCATGGTTACGGCATGCAGCTGTCCAATTCGTGGTCGGCACCGGAGCGTGGCGAACGCATGGCTGAACTGGCCGGCGTGGGCAAACACGACACCCGCAGTGTGATCGCCATGCAATACGATCAGACCACCACGTTCGCCGCCAAACTGAAAAAGATGTTTGCAGCGCCGGGCATGGCCCAGCCGCTCAAGCAGGCCATTGAAGCCCTTCCGGCAGCCGATCGCGGCAAGGCGCACGAAGCGTTTACCCGCCTGATGGCGTTCGACGGCAAACTCGCCGCGACCTCCGCCGATGCAGCGATTTACGAGCTGTTCCTGCAGGAAAGCGCCAAGCAAACCTTCCTCGACGAACTGGGCCCGGAAAGCAGTCCGGCGTGGAAAGCCTTTATCGCCAACGGCAAGTTGTCCTACGCGGCGCAGGCCGATCATCTGTTGGGGCGGGAAGACAGCCCGTTCTGGGATGACGCACGCACGCCGCAGAAAGAAGACAAACCGGCGATTCTCGCCCGCAGCCTCGCGGCGGCCATCACCGCAGGCGACAGTCAGTTGGGCGGCGATCACAAAGCCTGGCAGTGGGGCAAACTGCACCGCTATGAATGGAAGAACGCCAGTGGCCAGACCGTGCGCGGTCCGCTCGCGGCCGGCGGCGATCACACCACGTTGAACACGGCGGCGTTCGCCTGGGGCCAGGACTTCAACACCACGCTGGCACCGGCCATGCGCTTCATCGTCGATTTCGGCCAGACCGAACCGCTGATGGGCCAGAACGGCACCGGCCAATCGGGTAACCCGGCGAGTCCGAACTACCTCGACAGCGTTGATCCGTGGTTGAAGGGGCAATACGTGAGTCTGCCGATGCAGCCGCAGAACTTCGACAAGGTCTACGGGACCAAGCGGTTGACGCTGACACCCGGTAAATAA
- a CDS encoding succinylglutamate desuccinylase/aspartoacylase family protein codes for MRHQIHDLLAPLPGTARQIHSFHFGPTSAQGKIYIQASLHADEMPGMLVAWHLKQRLAELEAAGHLRSEIVLVPIANPVGLEQVLMDVPLGRYELESGQNFNRWFVDLSEEVGNEIEGQLGDNPQHNLELIRNSLRQALARQTASTQLQSQRLVLQRLACDADMVLDLHCDFEAVAHLYTTPEAWPQVEPLARYIGAEASLLATDSGGQSFDECFTLLWWQLKERFGEHFDIPLGSFSVTVELRGQGDVNHPLASLDCQALIDYLIYFGAIAGEPAPLPELPYPATPLAAVEPVATPVGGLLVFTALPGEYLEAGQLIAEIVDPINDLVTPVHCTVAGLMYARSLRRMATAGMVIAHVAGTEAYRSGYLLSP; via the coding sequence ATGCGCCACCAGATACATGACTTGCTGGCCCCCCTGCCGGGGACCGCACGACAGATTCACAGTTTCCACTTCGGCCCGACGTCGGCCCAGGGCAAGATCTACATCCAGGCGTCCCTGCACGCCGATGAAATGCCCGGCATGCTGGTCGCCTGGCACCTCAAACAACGCCTGGCCGAGCTGGAAGCCGCCGGCCACCTGCGCAGCGAAATCGTGCTGGTGCCGATTGCCAACCCGGTCGGCCTCGAACAAGTGCTGATGGATGTACCGCTGGGCCGCTACGAGCTCGAAAGCGGGCAGAACTTCAATCGCTGGTTCGTCGATTTGAGCGAGGAAGTCGGCAATGAGATCGAAGGCCAGCTCGGCGACAATCCGCAGCACAACCTCGAACTGATCCGCAACAGCCTGCGCCAGGCTCTGGCGCGACAGACTGCCAGCACTCAACTGCAATCCCAGCGCCTGGTCCTGCAACGACTGGCCTGTGACGCGGACATGGTGCTGGACCTGCATTGCGATTTCGAAGCGGTCGCGCACCTCTACACCACGCCCGAGGCCTGGCCACAGGTCGAGCCGCTGGCCCGCTACATCGGCGCCGAAGCGAGTCTGCTGGCCACCGATTCCGGCGGTCAGTCGTTCGACGAATGTTTCACCCTGCTCTGGTGGCAGTTGAAAGAGCGCTTCGGCGAACACTTCGACATTCCGCTCGGCAGCTTCTCGGTCACCGTCGAATTGCGTGGCCAGGGCGACGTCAATCACCCGTTGGCCAGCCTCGACTGCCAGGCGTTGATCGATTACCTGATTTACTTCGGCGCGATTGCCGGCGAACCGGCGCCACTGCCGGAACTGCCGTATCCCGCCACGCCGCTGGCGGCCGTCGAACCGGTGGCCACGCCCGTGGGCGGTTTGCTGGTGTTCACGGCGCTGCCGGGGGAATACCTGGAGGCCGGGCAACTGATCGCCGAAATCGTCGACCCGATCAACGATCTCGTCACCCCCGTTCACTGCACTGTCGCCGGGCTGATGTACGCCCGCTCGCTACGGCGCATGGCCACTGCCGGCATGGTGATCGCCCACGTCGCGGGCACCGAAGCCTATCGCAGCGGCTACCTACTTTCGCCTTGA
- a CDS encoding SEC-C metal-binding domain-containing protein has protein sequence MTQQPHVHGPDCNHDHDHHDHHDHDHGHVHGPNCGHAHQEPVRNALKDVGRNDPCPCGNGKKFKKCHGA, from the coding sequence ATGACCCAGCAACCCCACGTCCATGGCCCTGACTGCAACCACGATCATGACCATCACGACCACCATGATCACGACCATGGCCATGTCCACGGCCCGAACTGCGGCCACGCTCACCAGGAGCCGGTGCGCAACGCCCTGAAGGACGTCGGCCGCAACGACCCTTGCCCGTGCGGCAACGGCAAGAAATTCAAGAAGTGCCACGGCGCTTGA
- a CDS encoding OmpA family protein — translation MSLLTRTVWPVVLLGSLLTGCATHSDGTAPLNQRTWPICSVIGGLVGGGLGAIESGGWAAGGAALGILTGGLICYAQDGDEDGDGVFDRRDRCPDTPANTPVEHHGCPLPQYPASVNPAEPAQSEVITLSDAGDVLFAFNKSDLTPSAQSQLDSFIPKLQSADVVSIKVIGHTDSVGDDAYNQALSERRASSVAAYLLGMGLAPDKLTSEGRGESAPVADNETEEGRAKNRRVELHINR, via the coding sequence ATGAGCCTTCTCACACGGACCGTCTGGCCGGTTGTGCTGCTTGGCAGCCTGTTGACCGGTTGCGCTACTCACAGCGATGGCACTGCCCCCCTCAATCAACGTACCTGGCCGATCTGCAGCGTTATCGGTGGCCTGGTCGGTGGTGGCCTGGGTGCTATCGAAAGTGGCGGTTGGGCGGCCGGCGGAGCGGCGCTTGGTATCTTGACCGGTGGCCTGATCTGCTACGCGCAGGATGGCGACGAAGATGGCGATGGTGTCTTCGATCGACGCGATCGCTGCCCGGATACGCCGGCCAATACTCCGGTCGAACATCATGGTTGTCCGCTGCCGCAATACCCGGCCAGTGTGAATCCCGCTGAACCTGCACAATCTGAAGTCATCACCCTGAGCGATGCGGGCGATGTGTTGTTTGCGTTCAACAAATCCGACCTGACGCCCTCGGCGCAAAGTCAGCTGGACTCGTTCATACCCAAACTGCAAAGCGCCGATGTGGTCAGCATCAAAGTGATCGGCCACACCGACAGCGTGGGTGACGACGCCTATAACCAGGCACTCTCGGAGCGACGCGCCAGCAGCGTGGCCGCTTACTTGCTGGGCATGGGCCTGGCGCCGGACAAACTCACCAGCGAAGGCCGGGGCGAAAGCGCGCCGGTGGCCGATAACGAAACAGAGGAAGGCCGCGCGAAAAACCGTCGCGTGGAATTGCACATCAATCGCTGA
- a CDS encoding LEA type 2 family protein, whose product MISRRRVLHTLTLLLFLGLGGCASWFSDDEPEPEVHLVKVEVVRAKLMEQRFLLFFRVDNPRDSDLTVRGLEYRIHLGDMLLTEGEHEHWFTVGPKHSAYFKVPIRTNLWPKVRDLVKLLKKPEQPIPYRLEGELETGVFIAHYVHLARKGVIIPADLIPEHTR is encoded by the coding sequence ATGATCAGCCGACGTCGCGTCCTGCATACGCTCACCCTGCTCCTGTTTCTCGGACTCGGCGGCTGTGCGTCCTGGTTCAGCGACGATGAACCGGAACCTGAAGTGCATCTGGTCAAGGTCGAAGTGGTCCGGGCGAAACTGATGGAGCAACGTTTCCTGTTGTTCTTTCGCGTCGACAACCCGCGCGACAGCGACCTGACGGTGCGCGGCCTCGAATACCGGATTCACCTGGGCGATATGTTGCTGACCGAAGGCGAGCACGAACACTGGTTTACGGTCGGCCCCAAGCACAGCGCGTATTTCAAAGTGCCGATCCGCACCAACCTGTGGCCCAAGGTTCGGGATCTGGTGAAACTGTTGAAAAAACCCGAGCAACCTATCCCCTATCGCCTGGAAGGTGAGCTGGAAACCGGTGTGTTCATCGCGCACTACGTGCACCTGGCGCGCAAAGGCGTGATAATCCCCGCCGATTTAATTCCGGAGCACACCCGATGA